One genomic window of Solanum stenotomum isolate F172 chromosome 9, ASM1918654v1, whole genome shotgun sequence includes the following:
- the LOC125876135 gene encoding NAC domain-containing protein 78-like: MTRGKGSRLGYIFSPKNIEVVKYLVGFTRDEPLPNQNQYMEVVNLYADNEPWQIFEGANSYTRYFITPQKKQNSKWKRVSRTVGKGTWKPQGKGKEVFDNKDRLMGYVKSLKYTYGKSDNKNANGEWLMTEYSLYDGYLDAREIKNKGYVICRIKKKRKPNDDNENGVSNENINDVEELIDSSLQLEDDINVEEDDVGDEVLAILDKEDDGDPN; the protein is encoded by the coding sequence ATGACTCGAGGTAAAGGAAGTCGGTTGGGCTATATTTTTTCACCTAAGAATATAGAAGTCGTGAAGTATTTAGTAGGGTTTACAAGAGATGAACCATTACCCAACCAAAATCAATATATGGAAGTCGTTAATCTTTACGCGGACAATGAACCGTGGCAAATTTTTGAAGGTGCTAACAGCTACACACGTTACTTCATAACAccccaaaagaaacaaaattcgAAATGGAAAAGAGTTTCGCGAACTGTGGGGAAGGGTACGTGGAAGCCACAAGGAAAGGGAAAAGAGGTTTTTGACAATAAAGATAGACTCATGGGGTACGTGAAAAGTTTGAAGTACACCTACGGCAAAAGTGATAACAAGAATGCTAATGGTGAGTGGCTAATGACAGAATACTCTTTGTATGATGGCTATTTGGATGCTAGAGAAATTAAGAACAAGGGTTATGTGATTTGTAggataaagaagaagagaaaaccCAATGATGATAACGAAAACGGAGTTAGCAATGAGAATATAAATGATGTTGAAGAACTTATTGATTCATCtttgcaattagaagatgacATTAATGTAGAGGAAGATGATGTTGGGGATGAAGTACTTGCTATTTTGGACAAGGAAGACGATGGTGATCCTAACTAA
- the LOC125876138 gene encoding NAC domain-containing protein 78-like, which produces MARGKGSRLGYSFSPKNIEVMKYLVGFTRDEPLPNQNQYMEVVNLYAENEPWQIFEGTNSYTCYFITPQKKQNLKWKKVSRTVGKGTWKPQGKGKEVFDNKGRLMGYVKSLKYTYGKSDNKNVNGEWLMTKYDLNDGYLEAREIKNKGYVICKIKKKRKPNDDNENGVSDENMNGIEKLIDSSLQLDDDINVEEDDVGNEVLATLDKEDDGDPNVECLEGHP; this is translated from the exons ATGGCTCGAGGTAAGGGAAGTCGGTTGGGCTATAGTTTTTCACCTAAGAATATAGAAGTCATGAAGTATTTAGTAGGATTTACGAGAGATGAACCACTACCCAACCAAAATCAATATATGGAGGTCGTTAATCTTTACGCGGAGAACGAACCGTGGCAGATTTTTGAAGGCACTAATAGCTACACATGTTACTTCATAACGccccaaaagaaacaaaatctGAAATGGAAAAAAGTTTCGCGAACTGTGGGGAAGGGTACGTGGAAGCCACAAGGAAAGGGAAAAGAGGTTTTTGACAATAAAGGTAGACTCATGGGGTACGTGAAAAGTTTGAAGTACACCTACGGTAAAAGTGATAACAAGAATGTCAATGGCGAGTGGCTAATGACGAAATA TGATTTGAATGATGGTTATTTGGAGGCTAGAGAAATTAAGAACAAGGGTTATGTAATTTGTAagataaagaagaagagaaaaccCAATGATGATAACGAAAATGGAGTTAGCGATGAGAATATGAATGGCATTGAAAAACTTATTGATTCATCTTTACAATTAGACGACGACATTAATGTAGAGGAAGACGATGTTGGGAATGAAGTACTTGCTACTTTGGACAAGGAAGACGATGGTGATCCTAATGTAGAATGCTTAGAGGGACATCCATAA
- the LOC125877771 gene encoding protein NUCLEAR FUSION DEFECTIVE 6, mitochondrial-like — MAIAAARSIFRSPSLRNAASRIASEAKAARSPLRTPSKSPLSHRIFRCPSEMSACLESLQPYHTVTASALMTSMLTDSLRSYSWLSEGVDKTR, encoded by the exons ATGGCCATCGCCGCCGCTAGATCCATTTTCCGGTCACCGTCCCTGCGCAATGCCGCATCAAGGATCGCATCGGAGGCTAAAGCAGCTCGATCTCCCTTGCGCACGCCTTCTAAAAGTCCTCTATCTCATCGCATCTTCAg GTGTCCTTCTGAGATGAGCGCTTGTTTGGAGTCGCTGCAACCATACCACACCGTCACTGCTTCAGCTTTGATGACTTCTATGCTTACTGACTCTCTCCGTAGTTACAGTTGGCTCTCAGAAG GCGTTGACAAGACTAGATGA
- the LOC125876137 gene encoding uncharacterized protein LOC125876137: MGYVKSLKYTYGKSDNKKANGEWLMTEYSLYDGYLGAREIKNKGYVICRIKKKRKPNDDNENGVSNENMNDVEELIDSSLQLEDDINVEEDNVGDEVLAILDKEDDGXKKRIQ; encoded by the coding sequence ATGGGGTACGTGAAAAGTTTGAAGTACACCTACGGCAAAAGTGATAACAAGAAAGCTAATGGTGAGTGGCTAATGACGGAATACTCTTTGTATGATGGCTATTTGGGTGCTAGAGAAATTAAGAACAAGGGTTATGTGATTTGTAggataaagaagaagagaaaaccCAATGATGATAACGAAAACGGAGTTAGCAATGAGAATATGAATGATGTTGAAGAACTTATTGATTCATCTTTGCAATTAGAAGACGACATTAATGTAGAGGAAGATAATGTTGGGGATGAAGTACTTGCTATTTTGGACAAGGAAGACGATGGTGANAAAAAAAGAATTCAATAA
- the LOC125876724 gene encoding uncharacterized protein LOC125876724: MRLKVISRSTDDFTRERSQDLQRVFRNFDPSLRHQEKAVEYVRALNAVKLDKIFARPFVGAMDGHIDAVSCMAKNPNHLKGIFSGSMDGDVRLWDLATRRTVRQFPGHQGAVRGLTVSTDGRILVSCGNDCTVRLWKVPVATLMESDDGSDNSSQPLAVHVWKNAFWGVDHQWDGDLFATAGAQVDIWNHNRSQPVNSFEWGKDTVTSVRFNPGEPNLLATSASDRSISIYDLRLSTPARKVIMATKTNSIAWNPMEPMNFTAANDDGRCYSYDVRKLNEAKCVHIDHTSSVMDIDYSPTGREFVTGSYDRSVRIFKYNGGHSREIYHAKRMQRVFCVKFSCDASYIISGSDDTNLRLWKAKASEQMGVVLPRERKRHEYLEAVKNRYKHLPEVRRIDRHRHLPKPIYKASRQIREMTESARRKEERRKAHSAPGSIKNKQLRTKRIVREVE; this comes from the exons ATGAGGTTGAAAGTTATATCTCGGTCTACGGATGATTTTACTCGTGAACGCAGTCAGGACCTTCAG AGAGTTTTTCGGAACTTCGATCCCAGTCTTCGACATCAAGAGAAGGCAGTGGAATATGTTCGTGCTCTGAATGCAGTAAAACTAGACAAG ataTTTGCAAGGCCATTCGTTGGAGCAATGGATGGGCACATTGATGCTGTCTCTTGCATGGCAAAGAATCCTAATCACTTGAAAGGAATATTTTCTGGCTCCATGGACGGTG ATGTTCGCCTATGGGATTTAGCTACCAG GCGGACAGTACGTCAGTTTCCTGGTCACCAAGGTGCAGTACGTGGTTTGACAGTGTCCACGGATGGCCGTATTCTTGTATCATGTGGAAATGATTGCAC TGTTAGGCTCTGGAAAGTTCCTGTTGCTACTCTAATGGAGTCTGATGATGGATCTGATAACTCATCCCAG CCATTGGCTGTTCATGTTTGGAAGAATGCATTCTG GGGTGTTGACCACCAATGGGATGGTGATCTTTTTGCCACAGCTGGTGCTCAAGTTGACATTTGGAACCATAACAG GTCTCAGCCGGTTAATAGTTTTGAATGGGGGAAAGACACAGTTACATCTGTTCGGTTTAATCCAGGGGAACCTAATCTTTTGGCTACATCAGCAAG TGATCGAAGCATAAGCATCTATGATTTACGGCTTTCTACACCAGCTAGAAAGGTTATTATGGCG ACAAAAACTAATTCTATAGCATGGAATCCGATGGAGCCAATGAATTTTACTGCC GCTAATGATGATGGAAGATGCTACAGTTATGATGTTAGAAAGTTAAATGAAGCCAAATGTGTGCATATAGATCATACCTCTTCAGT GATGGATATAGATTATTCACCAACCGGTCGAGAATTTGTTACTGGATCTTATGATAGATCT GTgagaattttcaaatataatggTGGTCACAGCAGGGAAATTTATCACGCTAAGAGGATGCAGAG GGTATTCTGTGTCAAGTTCAGTTGCGATGCAAGTTATATTATCTCAGGAAGTGATGATACCAACCTACGTCTATGGAAAGCAAAAGCATCTGAGCAAATGGGAGTT GTTTTGCCAAGAGAGCGGAAAAGACATGAATATTTGGAGGCTGTCAAGAATCGTTACAAGCATCTTCCTGAAGTCAGGCGCATTGACAG ACACAGACACTTGCCAAAACCAATCTACAAGGCAAGTAGACAAATACGCGAGATGACAGAATCTGCGAGGCGGAAAGAGGAGAGGAGGAAAGCTCACAGTGCCCCTGGAAGCATTAAGAATAAGCAACTGCGAACAAAAAGAATTGTCCGAGAAGTTGAATGA